GGTCGCGTGGACGCCCGACCTCAACGGTCTCATCCCGGTGGACGGAGAGGTCGCGCAGGTGGCCGAGGCGGCGACCCGCGTCTTCCGCTCCCTCGGCGCGAAAGTTGAGTCGGCCTGCTGCGACTTCAGCGAGGTCAACGACATCGTGCTCGGCACGCGCGGGCTCGCCATGGTCGCCAACCACGCCGACAAGCTGCCCAAGTGGAAGGAGCAGATGCAGAAGGGGCTCGTCTGGAACATCGAGCAGGGCCTCAAGCTCTCCCCCGAGGAGATCGGCCGGGCCGAGGCCCTGCGCACCACCCTATGGCACCGCGTGCGCGCCTTCATGGAGACGCGCGAGCTGCTGATCCTGCCGACGGTCGCCGTGCCGCCCTTCCCCGTCGAGCAGCCCTACCCGACGCAGATCAACGGCAAGCCGCTCGACAACTACACGCAGTGGTTCTTCCTGACCTACGGCATCACCGTCACCGGCCTGCCCGTCATTTCGGTGCCCTGCGGCTTCACCAAGAGCGGCCTGCCGGTCGGGCTTCAGATCGTGGGACGGCGGCGGCAGGAGGCGATGGTGCTGCGCGCGGCGGCGGCCTTCGAAGCCGCGGCGCCCTGGGCGGACAAGATCCCGCCCGTCGTGACAGGCGGCTGAACAAGGAGCGTGGGCCTAGCCAACATAAAAGCCGTTCTCAGTCATGGCCCGCCTCGCCCGAGGGTCTTCCTCCCGGACCTGCCTTGTCACAGCATGCTGCTGAGAGTCGCCTCGCCCGTTCATGTCGAGCAAAAGACCTGGGGTACCGTCAGCGACACGGCCGTGATGCGCAATGGTGAGACCAAGGTGAGTCTTCCCGATTCCCGTTGCGCTGTACACCACAGTCAGGGTGCCGGGCAGTAATCCCCCTCCGAGCATTTCGTCAAGCTTCGGAAGACCGGACGAGACCCGCTGACACTCAGCCATCACCCTTTGAACACTTTGAGGAAGCCACCAAGAAAGCCCGCCTCGGCCCCAGCCACCTGCTCCAGCTCTCCGGCGTCCAGCCAGACTCCGGCGCAACTCGTGCACTTGTCCATCTTGATCCCCCGATGCGCAATCTCCAGCAGCTCCATCCCGCACTTGGGGCAGCGCATCCAGTGACGCTCCTTGAGACGGGTGCGCTCTTCCGTTTTGAGCGTCCGCTCTCGCTCTTCAGCAAGCCGTTTCTTCCGCTCGAACTCCTGGCGGGCAAAATACTCTTCTTCCTGATCGCTCGACATGATTGACCTCCGTGGTCAGCTTCTCGGGGCATCTTACGCACAAAGCCCCAGCCGGTCAACGTGTGGAAATGCGGAAACACAGCAGTCATCCCCTGAGGGCAGCGACATCGAGTCGAGAGGGACTCTACTACTCACTTAAGTGATTCTCTGTGTAGTCATTCCAAACTCATGACCGTCCAGATCGGCGAATTTCGTCGAACGTGCCCCATGCCATGGGAGTCAGAGGCATTGTGATGCTGACCCCAGCGGCCTCAAGCTGCTGGCACGTCTTCTCCACGTCTTCACAGTAGCGCACGGAATGGTGGTCAGGTCTTGCAATCCGACATGAGGGCCCGGTAGATGATTGTTCATCCCAGCTGGCTCTGATCGGCAATGTATGATTGCAAGACCTGACCCCGGCCCGTCAATGTGCCGGAACGGATACACCTGCCCTGCGGTGCGGTCCCTGCTTGTGCTACGCTCGCTGCCGCCAAGGGAGAGCGGTGACGGCTGAAAACCCGATGACATAAAGGAACAAGTCAATGACGACCCAGGCGCGCGAGCCGCGGATGGAGCTGGAGCAGCACCTCCACATGTACCGCCAGATGGCGAAGATCCGCGCCTTCGAGGAGCAGGTGAACGAGCTGTACAAGAGCGCGAAGATGCCGGGCCTGGCCCACCTCTACGTCGGGGAGGAGGCCGTGGCCGTCGGCGTCTGCGAGGCCCTCCATCGCGACGACTTCATCACGAGCACCCATCGCGGGCACGGCCACTGCCTGGCCAAGGGGGCGTCGGTCAACCGGATGTTCGCGGAGCTGCTCGGCAAGGAGCCGGGCTACTGCCGCGGCAAGGGCGGGTCGATGCACATCGCCGATCCCGAGACGGGCAACCTCGGCGCCAACGCCATCGTGGGCGGCTCCGCCGGCATCGCCACCGGCGCCGCGCTCTCGGCCAAGATGCGGGGCAGCGGCCAGGTTGCGGTGTGCTTCTTCGGCGACGGCGCGCTGGGCCAGGGCCTGCTCTACGAGGTGATGAACATGGCGGCGCTCTGGAAGCTGCCCGTCATCTACGTCTGCGAGAACAACCTGTACGGCGAGTACACGCCCTGCGGCGACACCGTCGCCGGCGAGATTCTGGCGCGCGCCCGGGCCTTCGGGATCCACGCCGAGAGCGTCGACGGCCAGGACGTGCAGCTCGTCCACGCGACGATGCGCCGGCTCGTCGACCGCGCGCGCCGTGGCGAGGGGCCGGCCTTCCTCGAGTGCAAGACCTACCGCTACTACGGCCACCACGTCGGCGACGTCAACCGCGAGTACCGCACGCGCGAGGAAGAGCGGGAGTGGATGACCGGGCGCGATCCGCTCCAGACCTTGGCCTCACGGCTCACGGAGCAGGGGCTCGCCGATGCGAGCGTCTTCGAGCGGATCCAAACCGACGTGAAGACGGAAATCGACAGCGGCGTGCAGTACGCGCTGGCCGCGCCGTACCCCGATCCGAGCGAGGTGGACGAG
This genomic window from Candidatus Rokuibacteriota bacterium contains:
- a CDS encoding zf-TFIIB domain-containing protein, coding for MSSDQEEEYFARQEFERKKRLAEERERTLKTEERTRLKERHWMRCPKCGMELLEIAHRGIKMDKCTSCAGVWLDAGELEQVAGAEAGFLGGFLKVFKG
- a CDS encoding thiamine pyrophosphate-dependent dehydrogenase E1 component subunit alpha, with translation MTTQAREPRMELEQHLHMYRQMAKIRAFEEQVNELYKSAKMPGLAHLYVGEEAVAVGVCEALHRDDFITSTHRGHGHCLAKGASVNRMFAELLGKEPGYCRGKGGSMHIADPETGNLGANAIVGGSAGIATGAALSAKMRGSGQVAVCFFGDGALGQGLLYEVMNMAALWKLPVIYVCENNLYGEYTPCGDTVAGEILARARAFGIHAESVDGQDVQLVHATMRRLVDRARRGEGPAFLECKTYRYYGHHVGDVNREYRTREEEREWMTGRDPLQTLASRLTEQGLADASVFERIQTDVKTEIDSGVQYALAAPYPDPSEVDEDVYA